The Streptomyces sp. TLI_105 DNA segment GGCGTCTGCGACACGGTCATCGCGCCCGCGCCCGGCCTCGACGAGGAGCTCGCGGGGCAGGCGCAGGAGCTGGCCCTCCGGATCGCCAAGGAGCTGGACGTCGTCGGCCACCTCGCCGTCGAGCTGTTCCAGACGAAGGACGGCCGCATCCTCGTCAACGAACTGGCGATGCGCCCGCACAACTCCGGCCACTGGACCCAGGACGGGGCGATCACCTCGCAGTTCGCCAACCACGTCCGGGCGGTTCTCGACCTGCCCCTCGGCGATCCGCGCCCGCGCGCGCCGTGGACCGTGATGTGCAATGTCCTGGGCGGCGACTACCCGGACATGTACTCCGCGTACCTGCACTGCATGGCCAGGGACCCGCAGCTCAAGATCCACATGTACGGCAAGGACGTGAAGCCCGGTCGCAAGGTGGGCCACGTCAACACCTACGGCGACGACCTCGACGACGTGCTGGAGCGCGCCCGTCACGCCGCCGGCTATCTGCGAGGAACGATCGTTGAGTAATCCGCTCATTGGCATCGCGATGGGGTCCGACTCGGACTGGTCCGTCATGGAGGCCGCCGCCCAGGCCCTCGACGAGTTCGAGATCCCCTACGAGGTGAACGTCCTCTCCGCGCACCGGATGCCGCGCGAGATGATCGCGTACGGCGAGCAGGCCGCCGACCGCGGGATCCAGGCGATCATCGCGGGCGCCGGCGGCGCCGCCCACCTGCCGGGCATGCTCGCCTCCGTCACCCCGCTGCCGGTCATCGGCGTGCCGGTGCCGCTGAAGTACCTCGACGGCATGGACTCGCTGCTCTCCATCGTGCAGATGCCGGCCGGCATCCCCGTCGCCACGGTCTCCGTCGCCGGCGCGCGCAACGCGGGCCTGCTCGCGGCCCGGATCCTCGCCGCGCACGACGCCGATCTCCGCACCCGGATGACCGAGTTCCTGCAGGAGCTCAACGACCAGGCCACGGAGAAGGGCAAGCGGCTGCGCGCCAAGGTCGAGGGCGCGGCGTCCTTCGGCTTCGCCAAGTGAGCGCCGTACCCGGCGCGGCGGACCGTCTGGAGGAGGCCCGCGAGCTGCTCGCGGGCCACCCCGTCGTCGACGGCCACAACGACCTCCCGTGGGCGCTGCGCGAGCACGTGCGCTACGACCTGGACCGGATGGACATCGGCGCGGACCAGACCGGCGCGCTCCACACCGACCTCGCCCGGCTCCGGGCCGGCGGCGTCGGCGCCCAGTTCTGGTCGGTGTACGTGCCCTGCCGGCTGGCCGGGGACGACGCGGTCAGCGCGACCCTGGAGCAGATCGACGTCGTCGACCAGCTCCTCGACCGGTACGCCGCCGACCTCGCCCCCGCCCTCACGGCGGACGACATGGAGACGGCCCGGAAGCAGGGCCGCATCGCCTCCCTCAAGGGCGCCGAGGGCGGCCACTCGATCAACAACTCCCTCGCCACCCTGCGCGCGCTGCACGCCCTCGGCGTGCGCTACATGACGCTCACGCACAACGACAACAACGACTGGGCGGACTCGGCGACCGACGAGCCCGGCGTCGGCGGACTCTCCGCCTTCGGCCGGCAGGTCGTCCGCGAGATGAACCGCTCCGGCATGCTCGTCGACCTCTCGCACGTCGCCGCGACGACGATGCGGGACGCGCTCGACGCCACGGCGGCGCCGGTGATCTTCTCGCACTCCTCGTCCCGCGCGGTCTGCGACCACCCGCGGAACATCCCGGACGACGTCCTGGAGCGGCTGCCCGCGAACGGCGGCGTCGCGATGGCCACCTTCGTGCCCAAGTTCATCCTCCCCGCGGCCGTCGAGTGGACCGCGCGGGCGGACGACAACCTCCGGGCGCACGGCTTCGACCACCTCGACACCACCGCCGGGGCGATGAGGCTGCACCGCGCCTTCGAGGAGGCGAATCCGCGCCCGATCGCCACCGCCGCCACGGTCGCCGACCACCTCGACCACATGCGCGAGGCCGCCGGCATCGAC contains these protein-coding regions:
- the purE gene encoding 5-(carboxyamino)imidazole ribonucleotide mutase, translating into MGSDSDWSVMEAAAQALDEFEIPYEVNVLSAHRMPREMIAYGEQAADRGIQAIIAGAGGAAHLPGMLASVTPLPVIGVPVPLKYLDGMDSLLSIVQMPAGIPVATVSVAGARNAGLLAARILAAHDADLRTRMTEFLQELNDQATEKGKRLRAKVEGAASFGFAK
- a CDS encoding dipeptidase — its product is MSAVPGAADRLEEARELLAGHPVVDGHNDLPWALREHVRYDLDRMDIGADQTGALHTDLARLRAGGVGAQFWSVYVPCRLAGDDAVSATLEQIDVVDQLLDRYAADLAPALTADDMETARKQGRIASLKGAEGGHSINNSLATLRALHALGVRYMTLTHNDNNDWADSATDEPGVGGLSAFGRQVVREMNRSGMLVDLSHVAATTMRDALDATAAPVIFSHSSSRAVCDHPRNIPDDVLERLPANGGVAMATFVPKFILPAAVEWTARADDNLRAHGFDHLDTTAGAMRLHRAFEEANPRPIATAATVADHLDHMREAAGIDHIGIGGDYDGTAFTPAGLDDVAGYPNLIAELLHRGWSRPDLAKLTWSNAVRALRDAEAVSRDLKARTAPSNATIDALDTP